aggatattcctgtttttgctattgattccgctccactttctcagaaatcattaaagggcatagttcacaatatccttttaattgtgagtgatgctcatgttgaggatgtgtcatgttttgtccttagtggtttgcctactcctctagtgttggggctaccctggctcactaaacataatcccaccattgattgccaagcgaggcaaataaatggttggagtgacttttgcagagagaattgcctcacgacatctgtttctgaggttgctactaagactgtaccatcttttctctctgaattttcggatgtcttctctgagagtggagtccaggatttgcccccgcacagggagtacgattgccctattaatctcatcccaggcgccaagctgcctaaatcacgtttatacaatctttcccaagctgaaaggatcgctatgcgtgcttatatttctgagagtctgagaaaaggacacatacgaccctcgaagtcacctgttgccgctggttttttatTTGTGAAGACTATTCGTGACCCTTTtccgcttcctctaatcccggatctgtttaaccaggttgttggggctaaagtcttttccaaattagatctaagaggggcatacaacctggtcagggtcagagaaggagacaaatggaagacggccttcaatacccctgagggccattttgaaaatttggttatgccttttggtttgatgaatgccccagccgtttttcagcatttcgtgaacagcattttttatcatttgatgggaaaatttgtattagtgtatttggatgacattttgattttttctcctgatttcaaaactcataaggaacatttacgttaggtcttgctcattctgcgggagaataaattatatgtgaaactggaaaaacgtgtgtttgcggttccagaaattcaatttctggggtttcttctctccgcttctggttttcgcatggaccccgagaaggtccgcgctgtgcttgagtgggagcttcctgagaatcagaaggcgctgatgcgttttttgggctttgccaattattacaggaagtttatttagaattattcctctattgttaaaccactcactgatatgaccagaaagggggtagatttttcttcttggtcggtagaggcgcgtaaggctttttctaatatcaaggagagttttgcttccgctcccatcttggtgcaacctgatatttctttacccttcatagttgaggttgatgcttctgaggtgggtgtgggtgcagtcttgtaTCAggtttcctctcctgccaaatggcgaccgtgtgcctttttctcgaaaaaactctcctccgcagagagaaattatgatgtgggagatagggaattgttggccatcaagttggcttttgaggaatggcgccattggctggagggagccagacaccctattacagtgtttactgaccataaaaatctggcctacttggagtcagccaagcgtctgaacccgagacaagccagatggtctttgttcttgttatgtcccctggacactctgtgtctctcaggtgctgctggcaatgctgccggtatctgctcagcaagttacgcacacaggccgatgtactacttaaccagagcaaggtttattactcagaacattatggcattcttacatggaggagtcttattccaacagcttctgtccttatcagatgtaatcccttctcagcctcatgtgtctgcttccagttcccctcacacacactgtctgacttcctggtacagctcctcctcccccatcatgcatcaggagaaaagggtaaaggtcacagtgatctatcacaacatcacacctcctttcctcccccaaaaaaaaaaaaaaaaaacataacaagagAACAAAATGTTGAACACATAACATAACAAGGCAAGCGAGATCAGTTCAGCAAGTAGTATCTCCAACTCAGTTCTGTGATTTCCGCAGCACTTCATGAGCCCTTTGTCTCTGTTCCCTGACCTCCAATGTGTCCCGTAAGATTTCAGCACTTTGCCAGCGAGGCGTTTGACGTCTTTGACGGGTAGACCTACGCAGAGGTACAGCACCGGGAGGAATAAAGTCAGTCAAAGGTACTGGAGAGGTCAGTGGGCGTCCCACAGACAAATCAGGCTCTGCAACTTCAGGCACATGTCCGGGCTCCTCAGGAATATGGTCACCAACCGGTTCAGGGTTTGGGTGTAAACTTGTGGGATCATGCCAGACACCATGCCATATGTCACCAGCAGAGTTCAGAGTAGACTCTGGTGGGTGGTCAGAAAGAAGGGTCGGGTTTGTCACTAGTTGCCGGCAAATGCGTTTCCTCAATTGTGAAAGGTGTCGCCGAACACAAATGCCTTCCTCCAGGCGGACAAGGTACATTCTTCTGCCAAGAGTTCCATCAATAACGCCAGGAAGCCAAGGAGGCAAAGCTCTGTAATTCTGAGACCATACAAGATCACCGGCACGGAATCCCAGGCGGCCCGGCGGAGGAGGTGTTGGTGACTGCTCCTGCGGACGAACTAAATCAAGTTTGGTGCGGAGATGCCTGCCAAACATAAGAAAAGCCGGTGACAGCCCAGTAGTAGCGTGTTTCGTGTTACGGTACATGATCAAGAATTCCAGCAGCTTCTCTTCTGACAGTCCAACCTGGTCCAGAGTGGACAGTAAGTGCTTCTTAAATGACTGCACAAATCGTTCTGCCAGCCCATTTGAAGCTGGATGATAAGGAGCTGTTTTGTAGTGTTGGACACCCAAACCACTAAGGAAGGATTGAAACTCATGCGATGTAAATTGAGTTCCATTGTCGGAGACTATGGCTGTAGGCAAACCAAATTGAGCAAAGAGCTTCCTTAAGACTAGAATGGTAGCAGCTGAGGTAATAGAAGGCATTTGAAAAACCTCTGGCCATTTGGAATGTGCATCTACCACGATCAAATACATTTTACCCTGGATGGGGCCAGCAAAATCAAGATGGAGTCTGGACCACGGTTCTGTTGGCCATGGCCAAGGTTGCAGGGTTCCTCTCTTTTGGGGTCGCTGGGCTTGACAGCACCCAGGACATTGAGCAACATAATCTTCAATTGCTGTATCCATTTGTGGCCACCAAACATAGCTCCGGGACCGCTGCTTCATGCGCACCACACCAGGATGGCCTTCATGCAGTATCCGTAGCATGGTTGATTGCAAGTACTGGGGTACAATCACTCTATCGCCCCATTGTAGGCAACCAGCATTAGTCACAAGCTCGCATTTTCTGGCAAAGTACGGACGAAAGTCACCTGAAACACTCTCTGGCCATCCAGTCTGAACATAAGAGAATATCTGAGACAGGAAAGGATCTGTGGCTGTATGTCTGGCAATCAGGGAGGTGGACATGCAAGATTGTGGCCTGTGTACTTCCACTACACGTACCTCTCTTAGTGGGTGGTCATCTCTTAGTGGCAATCTGGAAAATGCATCTGCATTGCCATGGGTATCATGGGAGCGGTATCTGATCGAATAAGCATAAGCTCCTAAAAATAAAGCGTACCTTTGTAAGCGAGATGCGGTTGTTGTAGAAATTCCTTTCTGAGGGTTCAGTATTGACAACAGAGGTTTGTGGTCAGTGATAAGTGTGAACTCCCGACCATAGACGTACGCGTGaaatttttttgtggcccatacAATGGCCAAAGCTTCCTTGTCAATCTGGGAGTAGTTTTGTTCTGCTGAGGTTAAAGACCTGGAGGCAAAAGAAATGGGGCGCTCCGTGCCATCCGGCATGACATGGGAAAGCACTGCACCCAGTCCATAAGGCGAGGCATCACAAGCCAGGATGACGGGTTTCTTTAAATCATAGTGGACCAGAACTCGAGAAGACAGAATGAGTTCTTTAGAAAGCCGAAAAGCTTCTTCACATTTGTCTGTCCATATCCATTTAGCTCTTGCATCCAGTAAGCGATGCAATGGGTAGAGCTGGTGCGCTAGGTTCGGCAAGAAACGGTGGTAGTAATTTAGGAGGCCAAGGTAGGACCTGAGCTGGGTGACATTCCGGGGGGTAGGGGCATGGGTAAGGGCTTTAACCTTTTCTTCAGTAGTGTGTAACCCATGACGGTCCACCGTGTGGGCACAAAACTCCAGTTGAGACTTGAGAAATTCGCATTTTGACAGATTAACACGTAacccatacttttggagtctcccTAGCACAGCTTCAACATTCTTTCTGTGTTCTTCATCAGTGGGACCAGTGATGAGCATGTCATCCAGTAGACATTGGGTGAAAGGTATTCCTGCCAGTACCTCATCCATGATCCGCTGCCAGATGGCTGGAGCTGGGGCTATGCCAAAAACCATGCGGTTATACTGGAATAATCCTTTATGAGTGTTAATGGTCAACAGATGGCGTGAATCTGGGTGTACTTGCAGTTGCAGGTAAGCTTGCTTTaagtctatttttgtaaacttttgccCCCCAGCCAGTGAGCCAAATAAATCTTCAAGTCGAGGCAATGGGTATTGATCCACAAGAAGTTGGTTGTTCAGAGCTACCCTGAAATCACCACAAATCCTAATGTCTCCATTCTTTTTCTTGACAGGCACAATTGGTgatgcccattcacttctatccacTTTTGTTATGATCTTTTCAGCCAATAGGTGGTCCAGCTCTGCTTCCACTTTTTTCCGCAAGGCAAAAGGTACTGATCTTGCCTTACAAAAACGAGGTGTAGCACCAGGCTTCAAGAGGAGGTGGGCCATCTTTCCTTTTACGGTGCCCAAAGAGTCctcaaaaacctctttaaaacgtGACTTCAGGGATTCCACCCAATGGTCTACTTTAGAAAGCAATGTACATTGGGCAATGGTAAAAGGAGGCATGCCCAGGGCTTTGATCCagtcccttccatacagcggaggACCTCCATTCCTTACAACATAAAGGCGTAGACTTTGACTGTGGTTGCCTAATGTAACAAGGGGCTTTACATAACCCAAGGGCTGTAGTAGTTCCTTGCTGTAGGTTTGTAGCGTGAGCTTTGTAGGTTTTAGCGGCAGGGACAGACCCGATGCCTTTAAATCAGTCCATGAAATGACAGACACAGCTGCCCCTgtatcaacatccatggagacagGACAGCCATTGAGTGTGACATCCACTTTAATCGCCGGAGTACTCCCAGCTACTCGAAACAGTCCAACATGCTGGACACATGTCTCCTCATCAGAGCTAAAACCGTTATTGTCCATATCCACACGGAATGTCTGTTTACGTCTATCTTTTGTGGTAGTGTTCGGGGAGCGAGAGCTGCGGCAAACGTGCCCAATATGACCAGTCTTCCCACAGCGAAAACAAACGACATCCTTGAACTTGCAAGCAGGCGCACTGTGAGTAGTGTTACCACAACGGTAGCAAGTCGGGGTCCCAGAGACAGAAGAATTAGGGTGGCGAGGTTTAAGCTGAGTGGCAGGGGACGGGCGTCTCGAGCGTTGAGTGAAAGCAGTGTGGAATATTTCCTCACCCTGGCTTGCAGGAGTTGTAGGTGGTGCCTTCAGTAGAGTGGCGTCCCGTGTTGCCAACTCCATGACCGTAGCAAGGTCAGTGGCTTTCGTCAGAGTCAAGTCGGGTTCTGTGAGTAAACGTTTCTGTATGGCTGGGTCGCAGAGTCCCATGACGAACATGTCACGGAGAGCCGTCTGTAGGTAGTCTCCAAACTGACAAAGGGCAGCCAGTTTACGTAAAGCAATGATATATGTCTTTACATCCTCCCCGGCCTGCTGCCTTCTACCGTAGAATTTAAACCGCTCCGCGATTTCCAACGGCTTCGGGTTGTAGTGTGTATGTAGCGTCTGAATTAACTCAGGCAGGGACTTAGAGGCTGGCTTGTCTGGAGAAACAAGGTCTCTGAGGGTTCCATATGCAGCTTGACCCAATGCAGTGAGAAAAACTGCACTTCTCTTTTCAACAGTCACATTATTCGCTTTCATATACTGTTCTAGCCTCTCCACCCAGGAGGTCCATGACTCAGCTGCAGGATCAAATGGTTGAATAAACCCTATGAAGGCCATGTGTGCTAAAATCCACAATCCTCGTCGCCACTGTTATGTCCCCTGGACACTCTGtgtctctcaggtgctgctggcaatgctgccggtatctgctcagcaagttacgcacacaggccgatgtactacttaaccagagcaaggtttattactcagaacattatggcattcttacatggaggagtcttattccaacagcttctgtccttatcagatgtaatcccttctcagcctcatgtgtctgcttccagttcccctcacacacactgtctgacttcctggtacagctcctcctcccccatcatgcatcaggagaaaagggtaaaggtcacagtgatctatcacaacatcacacctcttttcaagatttaattttgttgtcacgttccgccctggagttaagaatgtgaaggcagatgccctgtcacggttttttttccgggaggcgggaattttgaagacccgggtcccattttgactgaaggtgtggtggtctctgctcttttttctgaattggaggcagaggtgcaggcagcccagtcagaggctcctgatctttgtcctcctgggaggttgtttgtgcctctcgctttaagacacaagatttttaaggaacaccacgatacggtccttgctgggcacccgggggcaagagccacactggatctcatcgctcagagattctggtggcttgcgcttcgtaagtcggttgagggttttgtggcagcctgcgagacttgcgctcgtgccaaagtccctcattcacggccgtcaggtcctctccttcccttacccattccttcctgtccttagACACATCTaaccatggacttcataacggacctgcctcgttcctcagggaagactgtgattctggggatggtggactgttttagcaaaatggtgcatttcatcccttttcctggtttgcccaatgctaagacgctggcgcaggcatttattgatcacattgtcaaattgcacggtattccttcagacatagtctctgataggggcacgcagtttgttttcagattctggaaggctttctgttctcgcttgggggttcggttgtcattctcttctgctttccacccgcagtcgaatggccagacagagcgcgtcaatcagaatctggagacatatctgcgctgttttgtggcggagaatcaagaggattgctattcttttttgtcccttgctgagtttgctttaaataaccgtcgtcaggagtcctcgtctttgtcatctatttggcaaaagattcaggataatctaaagagcatgagtgagagatataagcgtgtggcagataagagacgtgtgcttggtccggacctgaatgttggtgatctggtgtggttgtctaccaagaatatcaaattgaaggttccctcctagaagttgggtcctaggtttattgggccttacaaaatcctgtctgtcatcaatcctgttgcctaccgtgttgatcttcctcagacttggaagatccataatgtttttcataagtccttattgaaaccttatgttcaacccattgtaccctcacctttgcctcctcctctgattatggttgatgggaatcttgaatttcaggtctctaggattgtggattctcgtcttgtccgcggttctcttcagtaccttgttcattgggagggctatggtcctgaggagaggatgtgggtcccagtgacggacattaaggcctctcgtctcattagggctttccataggtcccatcctgagcaggtgggttctgagtgtccggagtccactcgtagagggaggggtactgtcacaaccagacagctgagaagctctgacagaggcctttcagaacctcctccttggagttttctttgttgtggtattcagttcctcatcccgttagcctctctcagctgtcatgtagttggactgattgcttccctttaaattcctcccataatgctttactgggcggcttatacttcttcctggagtgtgtgtgcatgctgatcctgtttcccagtctgctacaaagttaagtgcagtacatttatctgttattttctgtttgctggatcccaggtgaccctgactccctccgtgtctggtgtagggagccggtggtcgtgtcccctcactattgtagggtgttcaggggttatatagtcgaggtacgtggatatgcaaccatccacctttgggatctttgcataggctgagcagccagggaaagtgctaggtcttgtgcaggggtctcccttttggttccttagctttggatccagtgagtcatatatgcatgttgctttgtcttgtttcctgtacaccgtccgtgacagaggTTCCCTGGAACTGAGCGCTTGAGTCAAAGACTATTCTGATTTGCCCCGGTTTGCGAGGATGGTAGACTCCAAAGGATGGAAGGTAACAGCATTCTTCACTTTCCATAAGGTCTGGTGCTGGCTCAGCGTGAAGGTCATCTAAAATCTTCTGCATAAATGCTAGAAAGTGCTCTTGCATCTCAGGTTTGTTACAGAGAGTTTTCTAAAGTGCAGCAaatcctcaggaccgccgtacgcaggattgcgtcctgccggcggtcctgctcttctgggtggacgcatatacgcgtcctcccgcgagagccgagatttcctgtgaacgcgcgcacacaggcgcgcacgctcacaggaacggaaggtaagcgagtggatctccagcctgccagcggcgatcgctcgctggcaggctggagatccgaattttttaacccctaactggtatattagacgctgttttgataacagcgtctaatatacctcctacctggtcctctgctggtcccttttgttaggatcgaccaccagaggacacaggtaggtcagtaaagtcgcaccaaacactacactacactacaccccccccccgtcacttattaaccctttttgaacccctgatcacccatgatcaccccatataaactccctgatcacccccctgtcattgatcacccccctgtcattgatcacccccctgtcattgatcacccccctgtcaggctccgttcagacgtccgtatgatttttacggatccacggatacatggatcggatccgcaaaacacatgcggacgtctgaatggagccttacaggggggtgatcaatgacaggcgggtgatcacccatatacactccctgatcaccccctgtcattgatcacccccctgtcattgatcacccccctataaggctccattcagacgtccgcatgtgttttgtgggtccgatccatgtatccatggatccgcaaaacacatgcggacgtctgaatggagccttacaggggggtgatcaatgacaggcgggtgatcacccatatacactccctgatcaccccctgtcattgatcacccccctgtcattgatcacccccctgtaaggctccattcagacgtccgcatgatttttacggatccatggatacatggatcggatccacaaaacacatgcggacgtctgaatggagccttacaggggggtgatcaatgacaggggggtgatcaatgacagggggtgatcagggagtgtatatgggtgatcacccgcctgtcattgatcacccccctgtaaggctccattcagacgtccgcatgtgttttgtggatccgatccatgtatccatggatccgtaaaaatcatgcggacgtctgaatggagccttacaggggggtgatcaatgacaggcgggtgatcacccatatacactccctgatcaccccctgtcattgatcacccccctgtaaggctccattcagacgtccacatgtgttttgtggatccgatccatgtatccatggatccgtaaaaatcatgcggacgtctgaatggagccttacagggggggtgatcagtgacaggggggtgatcaccctgatcgccccctgtcattgataacccccctgtaaggctccattcagacgtccgcatgtgttttgcggatccgatccatggatccgtaaaaattatacggatgtctgaatggagccttactggggggggtgatcaatgacaggggggtgatcaatgacagggggtgatcaggaagtctatatgggtgatcacccccctgtcattgatcacccccctgtcattgatcacccccctgtcattgatcacccccctgtcaggctccattcagacatttttttgggcacaagttagcggaaattttttgtttgtttttgttttttcttactaagtctcatattccactaacttgtgtcaaaaaataaaatttcacatgaactccccatacccctcacggaatccaaatgcgtaacatttttagacatttatattccagacttcttctcacgctttagggcccctaaaaagccagggcagtataaataccccacatgtgaccccatttcggaaagaagacaccccaaggtattccgtgaggggcatattgagtccatgaaagatttaaatttttgtcctaagttagcggaaagtga
The Bufo gargarizans isolate SCDJY-AF-19 chromosome 2, ASM1485885v1, whole genome shotgun sequence genome window above contains:
- the LOC122925912 gene encoding uncharacterized protein K02A2.6-like codes for the protein MAFIGFIQPFDPAAESWTSWVERLEQYMKANNVTVEKRSAVFLTALGQAAYGTLRDLVSPDKPASKSLPELIQTLHTHYNPKPLEIAERFKFYGRRQQAGEDVKTYIIALRKLAALCQFGDYLQTALRDMFVMGLCDPAIQKRLLTEPDLTLTKATDLATVMELATRDATLLKAPPTTPASQGEEIFHTAFTQRSRRPSPATQLKPRHPNSSVSGTPTCYRCGNTTHSAPACKFKDVVCFRCGKTGHIGHVCRSSRSPNTTTKDRRKQTFRVDMDNNGFSSDEETCVQHVGLFRVAGSTPAIKVDVTLNGCPVSMDVDTGAAVSVISWTDLKASGLSLPLKPTKLTLQTYSKELLQPLGYVKPLVTLGNHSQSLRLYVVRNGGPPLYGRDWIKALGMPPFTIAQCTLLSKVDHWVESLKSRFKEVFEDSLGTVKGKMAHLLLKPGATPRFCKARSVPFALRKKVEAELDHLLAEKIITKVDRSEWASPIVPVKKKNGDIRICGDFRVALNNQLLVDQYPLPRLEDLFGSLAGGQKFTKIDLKQAYLQLQVHPDSRHLLTINTHKGLFQYNRMVFGIAPAPAIWQRIMDEVLAGIPFTQCLLDDMLITGPTDEEHRKNVEAVLGRLQKYGLRVNLSKCEFLKSQLEFCAHTVDRHGLHTTEEKVKALTHAPTPRNVTQLRSYLGLLNYYHRFLPNLAHQLYPLHRLLDARAKWIWTDKCEEAFRLSKELILSSRVLVHYDLKKPVILACDASPYGLGAVLSHVMPDGTERPISFASRSLTSAEQNYSQIDKEALAIVWATKKFHAYVYGREFTLITDHKPLLSILNPQKGISTTTASRLQRYALFLGAYAYSIRYRSHDTHGNADAFSRLPLRDDHPLREVRVVEVHRPQSCMSTSLIARHTATDPFLSQIFSYVQTGWPESVSGDFRPYFARKCELVTNAGCLQWGDRVIVPQYLQSTMLRILHEGHPGVVRMKQRSRSYVWWPQMDTAIEDYVAQCPGCCQAQRPQKRGTLQPWPWPTEPWSRLHLDFAGPIQGKMYLIVVDAHSKWPEVFQMPSITSAATILVLRKLFAQFGLPTAIVSDNGTQFTSHEFQSFLSGLGVQHYKTAPYHPASNGLAERFVQSFKKHLLSTLDQVGLSEEKLLEFLIMYRNTKHATTGLSPAFLMFGRHLRTKLDLVRPQEQSPTPPPPGRLGFRAGDLVWSQNYRALPPWLPGVIDGTLGRRMYLVRLEEGICVRRHLSQLRKRICRQLVTNPTLLSDHPPESTLNSAGDIWHGVWHDPTSLHPNPEPVGDHIPEEPGHVPEVAEPDLSVGRPLTSPVPLTDFIPPGAVPLRRSTRQRRQTPRWQSAEILRDTLEVREQRQRAHEVLRKSQN